The Aequorivita sublithincola DSM 14238 genome window below encodes:
- a CDS encoding aminotransferase class I/II-fold pyridoxal phosphate-dependent enzyme — translation MEEKIYLSSPHMGGKEEVYVKEAFAANWIAPLGPNVNHFEESLQTYLGEEQYVAALSSGTAALHLALILLGVERGDEVICQSMTFSASANPIVYQGATPVFVDSEEDSWNISPIHLETAIKDRIAKGKKPKAIIAVHLYGMPYKTEEIRALSEKYDIPVIEDSAEALGSSYKGRKCGTFGDISILSFNGNKIITTSGGGALVARNADHRNKAIFLATQARDDAPHYQHSEIGYNYRLSNVCAGIGRGQMEVLDAHVDLRRKMNEFYKQIFAEQQGIGVFSEPSSDFYSNHWLSCITFDKNTGNKNADGLREAFLVDNIESRPLWKPMHLQPIFKTAPFYGDGTSESLFKNGLCLPSGSNLDDKHRERIRSVIAHYFNN, via the coding sequence ATGGAAGAAAAGATTTATTTATCATCGCCCCATATGGGAGGGAAAGAGGAAGTTTATGTTAAGGAAGCGTTTGCTGCCAACTGGATAGCGCCTTTAGGTCCAAATGTTAATCATTTTGAAGAGAGTTTGCAAACGTATTTGGGGGAAGAGCAATATGTGGCAGCGCTTAGTTCTGGAACTGCAGCCCTCCACTTGGCTCTTATTTTATTGGGTGTGGAAAGAGGAGATGAGGTGATTTGCCAAAGCATGACTTTTTCGGCTTCTGCAAACCCAATTGTTTATCAAGGAGCGACGCCAGTATTTGTGGATAGCGAAGAGGATAGCTGGAATATTTCGCCTATACATCTAGAAACAGCCATTAAGGATAGGATTGCAAAAGGTAAAAAACCAAAGGCGATTATAGCGGTGCATTTATACGGAATGCCATATAAGACCGAAGAGATAAGGGCCTTATCAGAAAAATATGACATTCCAGTTATTGAAGATAGCGCCGAAGCATTGGGCAGTTCCTATAAGGGAAGAAAATGTGGCACTTTTGGGGATATCTCCATATTGTCCTTTAACGGAAATAAAATTATCACTACTTCAGGTGGAGGTGCATTGGTAGCACGAAATGCGGACCATAGAAACAAGGCTATTTTTCTTGCTACCCAAGCAAGGGATGACGCCCCTCATTATCAGCATAGCGAAATTGGATATAACTATCGCCTTAGCAATGTATGCGCAGGGATTGGTAGGGGGCAGATGGAGGTGCTGGACGCCCACGTTGACTTAAGACGAAAGATGAATGAATTTTATAAGCAAATTTTTGCGGAGCAGCAGGGAATAGGAGTGTTTTCTGAACCATCTTCTGATTTTTATAGTAACCATTGGCTTAGCTGTATCACCTTTGATAAGAACACTGGCAATAAAAATGCGGATGGACTACGGGAAGCATTTTTGGTAGATAATATAGAGTCTCGCCCGTTATGGAAGCCTATGCATTTGCAACCTATTTTTAAGACGGCTCCATTTTATGGTGATGGTACGAGTGAATCACTTTTTAAAAATGGACTATGTCTGCCTTCTGGGAGCAATTTGGACGATAAGCATCGGGAGCGAATCCGTTCCGTTATAGCCCACTATTTTAATAATTAG
- a CDS encoding sugar transferase → MIIIIIINNPIKRTFDLLLSTIGLLTVGWVILPLAFFAFIDTGKGIFVQTRVGQFGKHFRVYKICSMESCCGAISGYGRFLRLSKLDELPQLFNILMGQMSFVGPRPDVPGYYDMLRGEDRKLLELKPGLCSRAALKYFNEEALLAKKAEPMKYNDEVIFPEKVRMNLEYYQNRSFWGDIEILIESFLRGTQIMRIDAD, encoded by the coding sequence ATAATAATAATAATAATAATAAATAATCCCATCAAAAGAACTTTCGACTTACTTCTTTCTACTATTGGGCTACTCACAGTTGGGTGGGTTATTTTGCCTTTGGCTTTTTTCGCTTTTATTGATACGGGAAAAGGAATTTTTGTACAGACCCGAGTGGGGCAGTTTGGGAAGCATTTTCGAGTTTATAAAATTTGCAGTATGGAAAGTTGTTGTGGTGCTATATCTGGTTATGGACGTTTTCTTAGACTATCTAAATTGGATGAATTGCCGCAGTTATTTAATATTTTGATGGGGCAGATGAGCTTTGTGGGACCACGACCGGATGTGCCTGGATATTACGATATGTTAAGAGGAGAGGATAGGAAATTATTGGAATTGAAACCGGGACTTTGCAGTAGGGCGGCTTTAAAATATTTTAATGAGGAGGCACTTTTAGCAAAGAAAGCGGAACCAATGAAGTATAATGATGAGGTGATTTTTCCGGAGAAGGTTAGGATGAATTTGGAGTATTATCAGAATAGGTCGTTTTGGGGGGATATAGAGATTTTAATTGAATCTTTTTTGAGGGGGACGCAGATTATGCGGATTGACGCGGATTAA
- a CDS encoding acetyltransferase, which yields MILFGASGHCKSVIDIAESIGEPIQQIYDDNPRTEAVCHIPVKKFVDGISGIRDTWIISIGNNSIRKAVSKKLTSNFGLLVHRTASISTWSSVGDGTVIMAKVVINACASIGKHCIINSAAVIEHDCEIGDFVHISPNVSLAGGVRVGEGTHIGIGACVLPEITIGKWVTIGAGAVIIRDVADGAVVVGNPGRVVG from the coding sequence ATGATATTATTTGGGGCTAGTGGGCATTGTAAATCAGTTATAGATATTGCAGAATCAATTGGAGAGCCAATTCAGCAAATTTATGATGACAATCCGAGGACGGAGGCGGTGTGCCATATACCCGTTAAAAAATTTGTGGATGGTATTTCTGGAATAAGAGATACTTGGATCATCTCAATTGGCAATAACAGCATACGAAAAGCGGTTAGTAAAAAATTAACTTCAAACTTTGGACTTTTGGTTCACCGCACCGCAAGCATTTCAACTTGGTCTTCAGTGGGCGATGGAACGGTAATTATGGCAAAGGTGGTAATTAATGCCTGTGCAAGTATCGGGAAGCACTGCATCATTAATTCCGCGGCTGTAATAGAGCACGATTGTGAAATTGGGGATTTCGTTCATATTTCTCCCAACGTAAGCTTGGCGGGTGGTGTGAGGGTAGGTGAAGGAACGCATATTGGTATAGGAGCGTGCGTGTTGCCCGAGATCACTATTGGAAAATGGGTTACTATTGGGGCGGGAGCTGTTATTATTAGGGATGTGGCTGATGGGGCTGTTGTTGTTGGGAATCCAGGTCGTGTTGTGGGATGA
- a CDS encoding sugar transferase, which yields MYKSITKPTFDFFCALLGLLVLSPIFLIAWIGLAIANNGKPFFYQRRPGKRERIFTIIKFKTMNDKRSADGQLLPDAKRLTAIGSFVRKTSLDELPQLLNVLKGDMSFVGPRPLLPEYLPLYSETQRKRHNVKPGITGWAQVNGRNAISWEQKFAYDVWYVAHQSFALDLQILFRTVKKVFKSEGISQTGQVTTERFLGNAKE from the coding sequence ATGTACAAAAGCATCACAAAACCAACATTCGATTTCTTTTGTGCACTGTTGGGTCTCTTAGTTTTAAGTCCAATATTTTTAATAGCCTGGATAGGTTTGGCAATCGCCAATAACGGTAAACCCTTTTTCTATCAACGTCGTCCGGGAAAACGGGAACGTATATTTACAATTATAAAATTCAAAACAATGAACGACAAACGCAGCGCTGACGGACAATTGTTACCCGATGCCAAACGCCTAACGGCCATTGGCAGTTTTGTACGTAAAACCTCTTTAGACGAATTACCACAGTTACTAAATGTGCTAAAAGGCGATATGAGCTTCGTAGGTCCGCGACCATTATTGCCAGAGTATTTACCTTTGTACAGTGAAACGCAACGAAAACGCCACAATGTAAAGCCAGGAATAACTGGATGGGCGCAGGTCAATGGACGAAATGCCATTTCTTGGGAGCAGAAGTTTGCGTATGATGTTTGGTATGTGGCGCATCAAAGTTTTGCGTTGGATTTACAGATTCTATTTAGGACAGTAAAAAAAGTATTTAAAAGTGAAGGGATTTCGCAGACGGGGCAGGTTACGACAGAGCGTTTTTTAGGAAATGCGAAAGAATGA
- a CDS encoding ATP-binding protein has protein sequence MIHRSLQFTIKNKLFKGKAILVMGPRQVGKTTLLKELFLTNKEMIWLNGDELDIQNLFEGVSADRFKAIIGKKKIVIIDEAQRIKDIGLRLKLITDTLPEVQLIATGSSSFELANSVNEPLTGRKWEYKLYPLSFSEMVAHHGLLEERRLLPHRLLYGYYPEVLKQQGNEKELLKQLTDSYLYKDVLMLETIKKPEKLLKLLQGLALQVGSQVSYNELGQLCGLDSKTVEKYITVLEQTYVIFKLSSFSRNVRNELKNSKKIYFYDNGIRNALIANFNQIENRTDLGALWENFLISERIKYLDYNGKWVNYWFWRTKDQKELDFIEEADGQITGYEFKWKPRTKVKIPKQFTSNYPNAEVKIITQANFESFIL, from the coding sequence ATGATACATCGCAGTTTACAATTTACTATAAAAAATAAGCTTTTTAAAGGTAAAGCGATTTTGGTAATGGGTCCCAGGCAGGTAGGCAAGACCACTTTGCTAAAAGAACTATTTTTGACCAATAAAGAAATGATCTGGTTGAATGGAGACGAACTCGATATCCAAAATTTATTTGAAGGTGTTTCAGCAGATAGATTTAAAGCCATTATCGGCAAAAAAAAAATAGTTATAATCGATGAGGCTCAGCGTATAAAAGACATTGGGTTGCGTTTAAAATTAATAACAGATACATTGCCAGAAGTACAGCTTATTGCCACTGGAAGTTCGTCTTTTGAATTGGCAAACAGCGTCAACGAACCGCTTACTGGACGAAAGTGGGAGTATAAACTTTACCCACTTTCTTTCTCTGAAATGGTGGCGCACCACGGATTACTAGAGGAGCGGCGCTTACTTCCGCACAGGCTCTTATACGGTTATTATCCCGAAGTGTTAAAACAGCAGGGAAATGAGAAGGAATTGTTGAAACAATTAACGGATAGCTATCTTTATAAAGATGTGCTAATGCTGGAAACTATAAAAAAACCCGAAAAATTGCTGAAGTTGTTGCAAGGCTTGGCACTCCAAGTTGGCTCGCAAGTATCATACAACGAGTTGGGGCAACTTTGTGGACTTGATTCAAAAACCGTTGAAAAATATATTACAGTCCTAGAACAGACTTACGTCATCTTTAAGTTGAGTTCTTTTAGCCGAAACGTCCGCAATGAACTGAAAAACAGCAAAAAAATATACTTTTATGACAATGGCATACGTAATGCGCTAATTGCTAACTTTAATCAGATTGAAAACAGGACAGACTTAGGGGCGCTTTGGGAGAATTTCTTAATCTCGGAACGAATTAAATACTTGGATTATAATGGGAAGTGGGTAAATTATTGGTTTTGGAGGACAAAAGATCAAAAAGAATTGGACTTTATTGAAGAGGCAGATGGCCAGATTACTGGATATGAATTTAAATGGAAACCTAGAACCAAGGTAAAAATCCCCAAACAGTTTACTTCTAACTATCCTAATGCTGAAGTAAAAATAATAACCCAAGCAAACTTTGAGAGCTTTATTCTTTAG
- a CDS encoding glycosyltransferase family 4 protein — MNDKPKLIRITTIPLSLEKLLEGQLGYMQSNFEVTAISAEKEKLEILGKTEGYATYHTEMTRQITPLADLKSVYILYKYLKKEKPAIVHSHTPKAGIVGMMAALMAGVPHRLHTVAGLPLMEATGMKRKLLDFVEKLTYRFATKVYPNSKGLYDFIVAEKLAKSSKLKIIGQGSSNGIDTQYFDPTLFESTRNTLRQNLNIPEDSFVFVFVGRLVGDKGINELVEAFERRGTNDELRGEEYGDSNIKLLLVGPLETELDPLKAETLLAIENNADILAVGYQNDVRPYFAAADALVFPSYREGFPNVVMQAGAMGLPSIVTDINGCNEIIIPNLNGIIIPSKNTKALAEAMQLLMNDKSLYQQLKDNARIQITSRFERREVWEALLKEYKSLLGE, encoded by the coding sequence ATGAATGATAAACCCAAACTCATCCGCATAACAACAATCCCCCTCTCCCTCGAAAAACTCTTAGAGGGACAGTTAGGCTATATGCAAAGCAATTTTGAGGTTACCGCGATTTCCGCAGAAAAAGAAAAGCTTGAAATTTTAGGCAAGACAGAGGGCTACGCCACCTACCATACTGAAATGACTCGTCAAATAACCCCTTTGGCAGATTTAAAATCAGTTTATATTTTATATAAATATTTAAAAAAAGAAAAACCGGCTATTGTACACAGCCATACTCCCAAAGCAGGCATCGTAGGAATGATGGCAGCTTTGATGGCCGGAGTGCCACATAGATTACATACCGTAGCAGGATTACCGTTAATGGAAGCTACTGGTATGAAAAGAAAATTACTAGACTTTGTGGAAAAACTTACCTATAGATTTGCAACCAAGGTTTATCCGAATTCCAAAGGCCTTTATGATTTTATAGTAGCAGAGAAACTCGCTAAGTCATCAAAACTAAAAATAATTGGGCAGGGGAGTAGTAATGGTATCGATACCCAATATTTTGATCCCACACTTTTTGAATCAACAAGAAACACGCTACGCCAAAACCTCAATATTCCGGAAGATAGTTTTGTGTTTGTTTTTGTTGGCCGTCTTGTTGGTGATAAGGGGATAAATGAGTTGGTTGAGGCTTTTGAGCGACGAGGGACGAACGACGAATTACGAGGTGAGGAATATGGAGATTCGAATATTAAATTATTATTAGTCGGTCCTTTGGAGACGGAATTGGATCCTTTAAAGGCTGAAACATTGCTAGCTATTGAGAATAATGCCGATATTCTTGCTGTGGGATATCAGAATGATGTTCGTCCTTATTTTGCAGCTGCGGATGCTTTGGTTTTCCCAAGTTATCGGGAAGGATTTCCGAATGTGGTGATGCAGGCTGGAGCTATGGGATTGCCTTCTATAGTAACGGACATTAATGGATGTAATGAGATTATAATTCCAAATTTAAATGGAATAATTATTCCGTCAAAAAATACTAAAGCATTGGCAGAAGCAATGCAGCTGCTGATGAATGATAAATCTTTATATCAGCAATTGAAAGACAATGCGAGAATACAAATAACCAGTAGATTTGAACGGCGGGAAGTGTGGGAAGCGCTTTTAAAGGAGTATAAATCATTGCTTGGAGAATAG
- a CDS encoding glycosyltransferase family 4 protein, with the protein MKIIYFTKYTRKGASSRLRSYQYFPFLEEAGFSVSVFPLFSDKYLNQLYNGKVSKITILNCYFKRLINLYKISKKTKVVIEKELFPYLPAWAEQFLSFLGINYVVDYDDAIFHNYDKNRNSFIRFLLKNKIDVVMRNSKCVMAGNSYLKSRADEAGAKRVYIIPTVIDLNRYTVQEKDISNTNFVIGWIGSPSTFKYVQEIAPVLKELALNGASIHIVGANGDLGFTKNVTFISWNEESEVNNISNFDVGIMPLEDTPWEKGKCAYKLIQYMACGLPVVASPIGMNNEVVHSGENGFLASTNLEWSEALNKYKNNPDLRRRNGKFGKAIVEEGYTVKSRIDSLLEIIKK; encoded by the coding sequence ATGAAAATTATTTATTTTACAAAATACACTCGAAAAGGTGCTAGTAGTCGCTTAAGAAGTTATCAATACTTCCCGTTTCTTGAAGAGGCAGGTTTCTCGGTATCGGTATTTCCGCTATTTTCAGATAAGTATTTAAACCAACTTTATAATGGTAAAGTATCTAAAATAACAATACTAAATTGCTATTTTAAAAGATTAATAAATTTATATAAAATTTCTAAGAAAACGAAAGTTGTAATCGAAAAAGAACTATTCCCTTATCTTCCTGCTTGGGCTGAGCAATTTCTATCCTTTTTAGGAATAAATTATGTAGTAGATTATGATGACGCAATTTTCCATAATTATGATAAAAATAGAAATAGTTTTATTCGTTTTCTTTTAAAGAATAAGATTGATGTTGTAATGCGAAATAGCAAATGTGTTATGGCCGGTAATAGTTATTTGAAGAGTAGAGCGGATGAGGCCGGCGCAAAACGGGTGTATATAATCCCTACAGTTATAGATTTAAATAGATATACCGTTCAGGAAAAAGATATAAGCAATACAAATTTTGTAATTGGATGGATCGGGTCTCCATCAACATTTAAATACGTGCAGGAGATAGCTCCGGTTTTGAAGGAGTTAGCTCTTAATGGAGCATCTATACATATTGTAGGTGCAAATGGAGATTTGGGGTTTACTAAAAATGTTACTTTTATATCGTGGAATGAAGAAAGTGAAGTTAATAATATCTCTAATTTTGATGTAGGAATAATGCCGTTGGAAGATACTCCTTGGGAAAAAGGGAAATGTGCTTATAAGTTAATACAGTATATGGCATGTGGTTTACCTGTAGTGGCATCCCCAATTGGTATGAATAATGAGGTAGTGCATAGTGGTGAGAATGGATTTTTAGCGTCAACTAATTTGGAGTGGTCTGAAGCTTTAAATAAATATAAGAATAACCCTGATTTAAGAAGAAGGAATGGAAAATTCGGTAAAGCTATTGTAGAAGAAGGTTATACAGTAAAAAGTAGAATTGATAGTCTTTTGGAAATTATTAAAAAATAA
- a CDS encoding glycosyl transferase — protein MKLSINGENKKVIYLSYTGMLEPLGASQVLNYLKGLASEYSFWLLSLEKLEDLENVDAVEALKRELKDKNISWYPLPYLAGGKNYLKNFQQLYSLTQKYIDEEQISYLHCRSYMPATIAWLLKKRGKKINYLFDTRGFWFDEKADVGEWKKSGLSYKLAKVIEKTLYNNAIAIVMLSQKSVDLINDGSLFKGSEKLKNVYFIPTCTDLERFSPAFNKVNKPIKIGYIGTAIGWYNFEKTAELLQLIKKEVHYELEIYNGGQHQFIKETLLKYGFEDNEYSLKKVGFNEIPEKMRQLDLSVFFIHPFFSKNASAATKFGELMASGVPILTNKNVGDHQYFVEHYGTGKILDINKLNTYNYTKIIMDLKSSIVVSNCRKLADDVFSLYKGVGSYSKLYKEFFE, from the coding sequence ATGAAACTATCTATAAACGGAGAAAATAAAAAAGTAATTTATCTTAGCTACACAGGAATGCTAGAGCCACTAGGAGCTTCTCAAGTACTTAATTACTTGAAGGGCCTAGCAAGTGAATATTCTTTTTGGCTACTTTCTTTGGAAAAATTGGAGGACCTAGAAAATGTTGATGCTGTTGAAGCCTTAAAAAGAGAATTAAAAGATAAAAATATTAGTTGGTACCCACTACCTTACCTAGCTGGAGGGAAAAATTATTTAAAAAATTTTCAACAACTTTATTCCTTAACACAAAAATATATTGATGAAGAACAAATAAGCTATTTGCACTGCAGAAGCTATATGCCTGCAACGATTGCGTGGCTATTGAAAAAAAGAGGAAAAAAGATAAATTATCTTTTTGATACACGTGGATTCTGGTTTGATGAAAAGGCAGATGTAGGCGAATGGAAAAAAAGTGGATTGTCTTATAAATTAGCAAAAGTGATTGAAAAAACACTTTACAACAATGCTATTGCTATTGTAATGCTTTCGCAAAAGAGTGTAGATTTAATTAATGATGGCTCCTTGTTTAAAGGGAGTGAAAAGTTGAAAAATGTATACTTTATCCCTACCTGTACAGACTTGGAGCGCTTTAGCCCAGCTTTTAATAAAGTAAACAAACCAATTAAAATTGGATATATAGGTACTGCCATAGGTTGGTACAATTTTGAAAAAACTGCTGAGTTGCTTCAACTAATCAAAAAGGAAGTACATTATGAGTTGGAAATATATAATGGGGGGCAGCATCAGTTTATTAAAGAAACTCTTTTAAAATATGGTTTTGAGGACAATGAATATAGTTTAAAAAAAGTAGGTTTTAATGAGATACCTGAAAAGATGCGACAACTAGATCTCTCCGTTTTTTTTATCCATCCCTTCTTTTCAAAAAACGCATCAGCCGCTACAAAGTTTGGCGAACTTATGGCAAGTGGAGTTCCTATTTTAACAAATAAAAATGTGGGAGATCATCAGTATTTTGTTGAGCATTATGGTACTGGTAAAATTCTGGATATAAATAAATTGAATACTTATAATTATACTAAAATTATTATGGACTTAAAATCAAGTATAGTTGTTTCTAACTGTAGAAAGTTAGCTGATGATGTTTTTTCGTTATATAAAGGTGTAGGAAGTTATAGTAAACTTTATAAAGAGTTTTTCGAATGA
- the asnB gene encoding asparagine synthase (glutamine-hydrolyzing) — translation MCGFTGFIDFNKKSELVHLEKMTDSLAHRGPDASSTYIYEEPEFTLGLGHRRLSVIDLAVGANQPMHHKDLSIVYNGEVYNYKEIKQKLEAVGRSFVTSSDTEIILQAFDEWGDTCVKDFIGMFAFVIFNKKTKQLIAFRDRPGVKPFYYYWHENILLFASEIKAFHEHPQFSKVLDTQSVAQFLQYGNIPSPNSIFKNVKKMNAGSILKFSTETKELKTYKYWSVDTFYEKERLKLDFEEAKQQIESLLISACNYRMVADVPVGVFLSGGYDSTLVTSILQKHNSKKIRTFTVGVNDPNLNEAKFAKETAAYLGTDHTELYCNEEELLDLIDDVPFYYDEPFGDSSAIPTMLVSKMARQHVTVALSADGGDEVFGGYERYNYLSKFKIIKAASKIPLSYNALVNLLVKDNYQASRLKDLFKDTSPERLANVLNVAYAENDIQKYFKSNINTPVFNFENLKNTNITGDLSRMMAYDYKTYLLDDILPKVDRATMSVSLEGREPLLDHRLIEFAAQLPENYKINNGVKKYILREITHNYVPKEMMERKKMGFAVPVKKWLLGVLAEKIEYYLGKTFLEKQKIFNANEVSKLVQTIRTENGKDYEKLWYFLMFQLWYEKWMM, via the coding sequence ATGTGTGGTTTTACGGGTTTTATAGATTTTAATAAAAAAAGCGAATTGGTTCATTTGGAAAAAATGACTGATAGTCTCGCCCACCGTGGGCCAGATGCATCTTCCACGTATATATACGAAGAACCAGAATTTACTTTAGGACTAGGCCATAGAAGGCTGAGCGTGATAGACTTGGCTGTCGGTGCCAATCAACCCATGCACCATAAGGACTTAAGTATAGTCTATAATGGTGAAGTTTATAATTATAAGGAAATAAAACAAAAACTAGAAGCTGTTGGTCGTAGTTTTGTAACATCAAGCGATACCGAGATAATTTTACAGGCTTTTGATGAATGGGGAGACACTTGTGTAAAGGATTTTATCGGGATGTTCGCCTTTGTAATTTTCAATAAAAAAACAAAACAGTTAATCGCTTTTAGGGATAGGCCAGGGGTAAAGCCATTTTATTATTACTGGCATGAAAATATACTCTTGTTTGCCTCAGAAATAAAAGCATTTCATGAGCATCCACAATTTAGTAAAGTATTAGATACTCAAAGCGTCGCTCAATTTTTACAATACGGGAATATTCCATCTCCTAATTCTATCTTTAAAAATGTTAAGAAAATGAACGCTGGTTCCATTTTAAAATTTTCAACGGAAACCAAAGAATTAAAAACCTATAAATATTGGAGTGTTGATACCTTTTATGAAAAGGAGCGACTGAAATTGGATTTTGAGGAAGCGAAACAACAAATTGAGTCTTTACTTATAAGTGCCTGCAATTATCGTATGGTAGCCGATGTGCCTGTAGGGGTGTTTTTGAGTGGAGGTTACGATAGTACCTTAGTTACAAGTATTTTGCAAAAGCACAACTCAAAGAAAATACGAACGTTTACCGTAGGGGTGAACGACCCAAATTTAAATGAAGCGAAGTTTGCCAAGGAAACGGCTGCATACTTAGGTACCGATCATACCGAGCTATATTGTAATGAGGAAGAACTTCTTGATTTAATTGATGATGTACCCTTTTATTACGATGAACCTTTTGGGGATTCTAGTGCTATACCAACCATGTTGGTAAGTAAAATGGCGCGGCAGCATGTTACCGTTGCGCTTTCGGCGGATGGAGGCGATGAAGTTTTTGGAGGCTATGAACGCTATAATTACCTATCAAAATTTAAAATAATAAAAGCTGCCAGTAAAATACCTTTATCCTACAACGCTTTGGTTAATCTTTTGGTTAAAGATAATTACCAAGCCTCCCGCTTAAAAGACTTATTTAAAGATACTTCTCCAGAAAGATTGGCAAACGTTCTGAATGTTGCTTATGCTGAAAATGATATTCAGAAATATTTTAAAAGTAACATAAATACACCTGTATTTAATTTTGAAAACCTAAAAAACACCAATATTACTGGAGATCTTTCGCGTATGATGGCGTATGACTATAAAACATATCTGCTAGATGATATTTTGCCTAAAGTAGATAGGGCAACAATGAGTGTAAGTTTAGAGGGTAGAGAACCCCTGTTAGATCATAGGCTTATAGAATTTGCGGCTCAACTTCCTGAGAATTATAAAATTAACAATGGCGTAAAAAAGTATATATTAAGAGAAATTACTCACAACTACGTACCAAAGGAGATGATGGAACGTAAAAAAATGGGGTTTGCAGTACCAGTTAAAAAGTGGCTTTTAGGTGTTCTTGCTGAAAAAATAGAGTATTACTTAGGAAAGACTTTTTTAGAGAAGCAAAAGATTTTTAATGCAAATGAAGTGTCAAAGTTGGTACAAACCATACGCACTGAAAATGGGAAAGATTATGAAAAGCTATGGTATTTTTTAATGTTCCAGCTATGGTATGAAAAATGGATGATGTAA
- a CDS encoding glycosyltransferase, producing MKKSVVWVIDSMGRGGAEILLMDLLPDLKRTFDIYLVILSSEIEFEEILIRTYVKDLFIIERKGKFPFFKQYFSLRKILLKINPDIIRSQLLYSNMLSRLAAPKGSKLFFSIHSTLSLDSFDKSNKMLILEKLIYKKNHTLIAVSNEVLKDYKNSVGIKGKSFVLKNYVSKEFLNYPKLNYRDDIKKIACVGNLKEVKNYQLIIDAFVEKAEVREFFEVHIYGDGNLKSGLQSQIDKHKLPIVLKGKINNVYEILNEYDAYMLPSLHEGFGIAVAEAMLVGLPVIASDLKVLHETTHDNAIFFNPLSVHSLIAVLMRLRNFKKEDFFILQKQTKRAKEIAEQYYLKDRYMSELINIYEN from the coding sequence ATGAAGAAAAGTGTTGTGTGGGTAATAGATTCTATGGGTAGAGGTGGTGCAGAAATTTTACTTATGGACCTCTTGCCAGATTTAAAAAGAACTTTTGATATTTATTTGGTAATCTTATCCTCTGAAATTGAATTCGAGGAAATTTTGATAAGAACTTATGTTAAAGATCTATTTATTATTGAAAGAAAAGGAAAGTTTCCATTTTTTAAGCAGTATTTTTCTTTAAGAAAAATACTGCTTAAAATTAATCCAGATATAATTAGATCACAATTGTTATATAGCAATATGCTGAGTAGGTTGGCTGCTCCAAAAGGCAGTAAATTATTTTTTTCAATTCATAGCACATTAAGTCTCGACAGTTTTGATAAAAGCAATAAAATGCTCATATTAGAAAAATTAATTTATAAGAAAAACCATACTTTAATTGCAGTTTCTAATGAAGTTTTAAAGGATTACAAAAACAGTGTTGGTATTAAAGGTAAAAGCTTCGTTTTAAAGAACTATGTTTCTAAAGAATTTTTAAATTACCCAAAACTAAATTATAGAGATGACATCAAAAAAATAGCGTGCGTTGGAAATCTTAAAGAAGTTAAAAACTACCAATTAATAATTGATGCATTTGTAGAAAAAGCAGAGGTTAGAGAATTTTTTGAAGTCCATATATATGGTGATGGTAATTTAAAGAGTGGATTACAAAGTCAAATAGATAAACATAAATTACCAATTGTTCTAAAAGGTAAAATTAATAATGTGTATGAAATTTTAAATGAATATGATGCTTATATGCTCCCTTCATTACATGAAGGTTTTGGCATTGCTGTTGCTGAGGCAATGCTAGTAGGTTTGCCAGTAATCGCATCAGATTTAAAAGTACTTCATGAAACAACTCATGATAATGCAATATTTTTCAATCCTCTCTCTGTTCATTCATTAATAGCGGTTTTGATGAGGCTTAGAAATTTTAAAAAAGAGGATTTTTTTATTCTTCAAAAGCAAACGAAGAGAGCAAAGGAAATAGCCGAACAATATTATCTAAAAGATAGATATATGAGTGAATTGATCAATATTTATGAAAATTAG